One region of Acidobacteriota bacterium genomic DNA includes:
- a CDS encoding sigma-54 dependent transcriptional regulator, whose amino-acid sequence MRISILIVDDEPNITLSFSSLLKDEGYSPVTAASAEQAAEKCARQSFELILLDLQLPGQSGLDFLRQLKADPLAPPVLVISGQADIPMALEAVRLGAVDFLEKPVLPEKLIASAKTALLLAAADRQRTVLVDEMDERCRIVGQSAAIKKTLATISRVAPVDTTVLVTGENGTGKELVATRLYLQSHRRDRPFIRVNCPGIPETLFESELFGHVKGAFTGAIKDYPGKFVMADGGTIFLDEIGDLPLPCQAKLLRVLETGEIETLGADSHRLVDTRIICATNQDLEQLVREGRFRQDLYFRVSVFVLRVPSLAERREDIPLLVGEFLRRFDPSQSVKLSAEALACIGTLLYPGNVRQLKNLIERLTILYRGRTVQPEDIDAEFRGPAGAACPGPTELSLGERLALLERQIIEKTLGQTGGNISETARRLKIDRSNLSRKVKDFRLKIP is encoded by the coding sequence ATGCGAATATCCATTCTCATCGTTGACGACGAGCCCAATATCACCCTCTCGTTCTCCTCGCTTTTGAAGGACGAGGGATACTCACCGGTGACCGCGGCCTCGGCCGAACAGGCTGCCGAGAAATGCGCGCGGCAATCCTTCGAGCTGATCCTTCTCGATCTGCAGTTGCCGGGGCAGTCCGGTCTGGACTTTCTCCGGCAGCTCAAGGCAGATCCTCTGGCGCCGCCCGTCCTCGTCATTTCCGGCCAGGCGGATATTCCGATGGCGCTTGAAGCCGTACGGCTCGGGGCCGTTGACTTTCTCGAAAAACCGGTGCTGCCGGAGAAGCTGATTGCGTCAGCGAAAACCGCCCTGCTTCTGGCCGCGGCTGATCGTCAGCGGACGGTGCTGGTGGACGAGATGGATGAGCGGTGCCGCATCGTGGGGCAGTCGGCGGCGATCAAGAAAACGCTGGCGACCATTTCCCGCGTGGCCCCCGTGGACACGACCGTGCTTGTGACCGGCGAGAACGGCACCGGCAAGGAACTGGTGGCCACGCGCCTGTACCTTCAGAGCCACCGTCGTGATCGTCCGTTCATCAGGGTGAACTGTCCGGGCATTCCGGAAACCCTGTTCGAATCCGAGCTTTTCGGCCACGTCAAGGGCGCGTTTACGGGTGCAATCAAAGACTATCCCGGCAAGTTTGTGATGGCCGACGGCGGCACGATATTCCTGGACGAGATTGGCGATTTGCCTCTGCCCTGTCAGGCCAAACTTCTGCGCGTCCTGGAAACCGGCGAAATCGAGACGCTGGGCGCCGACAGCCACAGGCTGGTGGATACTCGCATCATATGCGCCACCAACCAGGACCTGGAACAACTTGTGCGCGAAGGCAGATTTCGCCAGGACCTCTATTTCCGCGTGTCGGTCTTTGTTCTCAGGGTGCCGTCGCTGGCCGAACGACGCGAGGATATTCCGCTCCTCGTGGGCGAGTTCCTGCGCCGCTTTGACCCCTCACAGTCGGTAAAGCTGTCAGCCGAGGCGCTGGCTTGCATCGGCACGCTCCTCTATCCGGGCAACGTCCGCCAACTGAAAAACCTGATCGAGCGCCTGACCATCCTGTACCGGGGGCGGACGGTTCAGCCGGAGGACATCGACGCCGAATTCAGGGGTCCGGCCGGCGCGGCCTGCCCCGGACCGACGGAGTTGTCGCTGGGCGAACGTCTCGCCCTGTTGGAAAGGCAGATCATCGAGAAGACCCTGGGGCAAACCGGCGGGAACATCTCAGAGACGGCGCGGCGTCTGAAGATCGATCGCAGCAACCTGTCGCGAAAAGTGAAGGACTTCAGGCTGAAGATTCCCTGA
- a CDS encoding HAMP domain-containing sensor histidine kinase: protein MKASFQRKLFRLFLVFSIVPVVTLAVAGYYLTTETGLADRREDSGIDQVTGYYNDYLYERIGRALEQYVQTGTVPEGRLDFLYAFGDPRTVTAPIDSVLPQEALENMTRAGQSRDRGFVEADHRLYQWVRSGTDSAGVVYAGIVHDRGYAGLLETIRRETALKSSSRRLRSEYLQFVGVLFVVLSLLAMGGAYFFSSRLSRNLARPLQELSRASGRIAGGDFRQEVKASGEGELRTLIVSFNRMARQLDRATTRLAQTERVAAWRQVARRFAHELKNPLQPLLVSLYRIEKQLADSPALSEIHEPLKAASEEIRHLTGLADRFSHLAKLPAPALEDLDLADLARSIVSLYQQQCVSRQLVLSAPASLRWRTDGTYLREALHNLLQNAIDATGEGGRIELSVTTDAERASITVRDDGAGMDANTLAQARLPYFTTKEAGTGLGLAIVEKSISELGGQVLVESRPGHGTTVTISLPTKK, encoded by the coding sequence ATGAAGGCCTCGTTTCAACGAAAGCTGTTTCGCCTCTTCCTCGTTTTCTCGATCGTGCCGGTCGTGACGCTGGCCGTGGCGGGTTACTACCTTACGACCGAGACCGGCCTGGCCGACCGCCGGGAGGACTCCGGGATCGACCAGGTGACCGGCTACTACAACGATTACCTGTACGAACGGATCGGCCGAGCGCTTGAGCAGTACGTCCAGACCGGCACCGTCCCGGAAGGCCGGTTGGATTTCCTGTATGCTTTTGGCGACCCCCGGACCGTTACGGCTCCGATCGATTCCGTGTTGCCGCAGGAAGCGCTGGAGAATATGACACGCGCGGGACAGAGCCGTGATCGCGGGTTCGTCGAGGCGGACCATCGTCTCTACCAATGGGTGCGCAGCGGTACGGACTCCGCCGGGGTCGTTTACGCGGGGATCGTTCATGACCGGGGATACGCGGGATTGCTGGAGACGATCCGCCGGGAAACGGCCCTGAAGAGTTCGAGCCGCCGCCTGCGATCCGAGTACCTGCAGTTCGTCGGGGTGCTGTTTGTGGTCCTCTCCCTGCTGGCAATGGGCGGTGCCTATTTCTTTTCGTCGCGCCTGTCGCGAAACCTCGCCCGGCCGCTTCAGGAGCTCAGCAGGGCGTCAGGCAGGATTGCCGGCGGCGACTTCCGCCAGGAGGTGAAGGCTTCGGGTGAAGGAGAACTCCGAACGCTGATTGTCAGCTTCAACCGGATGGCCCGGCAGCTCGACCGGGCCACCACCAGGCTGGCCCAGACGGAACGCGTCGCGGCTTGGCGTCAGGTAGCCCGGCGTTTTGCCCACGAACTGAAAAACCCCTTGCAGCCGCTTCTGGTATCACTGTACCGAATCGAGAAGCAGTTGGCCGACTCCCCCGCGCTCAGTGAAATTCACGAACCCCTCAAGGCAGCCTCCGAGGAAATCCGTCACCTGACCGGCCTGGCCGACCGCTTTTCGCACCTTGCCAAACTCCCGGCACCTGCCTTGGAAGACCTTGACCTGGCCGATCTCGCGCGCTCGATAGTCAGTCTCTACCAGCAGCAGTGTGTCAGCCGCCAGTTGGTTCTCTCCGCGCCGGCCAGCTTGCGCTGGCGAACCGACGGCACCTATCTTCGCGAGGCACTGCACAACCTGCTGCAGAATGCAATCGATGCCACCGGTGAGGGCGGGCGGATCGAATTGAGCGTGACAACCGACGCCGAGCGCGCCAGCATAACCGTGCGCGACGACGGGGCGGGCATGGATGCGAATACTCTCGCCCAGGCGCGGTTGCCCTATTTCACGACAAAAGAAGCCGGGACCGGTCTCGGCCTGGCGATTGTGGAAAAATCAATCAGCGAACTGGGCGGTCAGGTTCTGGTCGAATCCCGCCCGGGGCACGGCACGACCGTGACCATTTCACTGCCGACAAAGAAATGA
- a CDS encoding NUDIX hydrolase — protein MTRKHDHFDAERLFLRKARFCDYRYCPLCARPLSEHVLDGHRRLVCEAGDCDFVYYQNPVPAAGVIIVQQDRILLVKRAHPPKVGWWCIPAGFMEWHEHPEQTAVRELEEETGLKVKINSFFEVYSGQDDPRSNAVLILYLGEVIGGLLSASDDAQDVRFFGFDELPENIAFEAHWQALADYDRRMRTRK, from the coding sequence ATGACACGAAAACACGACCATTTCGACGCCGAGCGGCTGTTTCTGAGGAAAGCCCGCTTCTGCGACTACAGGTACTGTCCCCTGTGCGCGCGGCCCCTTAGCGAGCATGTACTCGACGGCCATCGGCGCCTCGTATGCGAGGCCGGGGATTGTGACTTTGTCTACTACCAGAACCCCGTCCCGGCGGCCGGTGTCATCATTGTCCAGCAGGATCGCATTCTGCTGGTCAAACGTGCGCATCCGCCGAAAGTCGGCTGGTGGTGCATCCCGGCCGGCTTCATGGAATGGCACGAGCACCCGGAGCAGACGGCCGTGCGGGAACTGGAGGAAGAAACCGGCCTCAAAGTGAAAATAAACTCGTTCTTTGAAGTATACTCGGGACAGGACGATCCTCGATCCAACGCCGTCCTTATACTCTATCTCGGAGAGGTGATCGGGGGTCTGCTGAGCGCGTCCGACGACGCCCAGGACGTTCGTTTTTTCGGGTTCGATGAGCTCCCTGAGAACATTGCCTTCGAAGCCCACTGGCAGGCCCTGGCCGATTATGACCGGCGCATGCGCACACGGAAGTGA